The following are encoded together in the Gordonia insulae genome:
- a CDS encoding non-ribosomal peptide synthetase has translation MTAQLTTSSPVTGAQAGVWYGQQLIGPSATFVVAQAWECHEAVSIPDLVAAIRATVEEAPALSCAFGTLDDAVVQFTGAHDVTDVAVVDLSSADDPRGAAWEWMRRRTGTALDPMTAPCLEAAVLCLAAHRDEPADAVVYVRAHHIVADFYGLGLLGRRVGELYAAAVTDSPGRPAWFGPVGDVTEYESRYRLSPDHQRDKEFWSAEIAGLGNVSSLATGPARPHRTRSVRSHTELVDASTADHLAGLGADGGGSWADAVTGLVATFVGGRSGSDDVVLGYPMMNRLGTPAVSVPTMVVNVVPLRVPVTPWATVTEVAAGAGAAVRRIRPHARMRGEDITRSGGPGRPRIWLNVKAIDDRLRFGDVDVTVHSLARGPVEELTITVRRTGDGGIELQLDADDSVFDEHDLRSVGTDLAAHLRAAADPDAWQQPIGRLPVGTEAGSVQGRRPAVAAPPTLCDWLHHALGGRPDDVGVLAADVTVSRGELRTRVHRLARMLIADGIGSDDRVAVVLPRDESAVVAMAAAILSGAAVLPIDPTYPRARIDHILADARPRVLLSNTEFGRGRDDAGILTLDAPDAIARLGAYSGAPLEAAERPTVLPAHLACIAYTSGSTGVPKGVMVTHEAMVNRLRWAARDWLGDDGDRASAARIRTSLWKSPVGFIDGITEILGALVRGDRIVLADAPSGRDPRALADLLRRHRTPHLTAVPSLIREIVHRHRAGRDARAVPHLDLWVSSGEALPASLARNLIEAAPDSRLVNSYGSTEVTGDATYADVTTEDAMRGDVTIGTPVPGTGVTILDGWLRPVGADVVGDLYVSGIQLARGYLERPDWTARCFVADPQGSGERIYRTGDRAVRDRTGRVRLLGRTDDQVKIRGVRVEPAEVERAVADAPDVGEAVVVASREGPDDQVMLVAYVTPSASDPRPGVPDVDQVRAHVARTLPAHMVPSVVMAIPTIPRSAHGKVDKRALPTPVWPGTESGGPPPTSVTERSVAEAFAEILGRGGSSLTDDFFALGGHSLLVTRLLNRIGDVFGASLEMRDVFDHPTIADVARLIDEHRAGSDDDRFPALGADAGHPAEAALSAAQERLWFLFRLEGATAAYNIPIVLRLPETPDPAALDAAVRDVIERHETLRTVIADDAAGRAWQRVLPMSRVPSACAEVCAEPGGTDAALRDCAAHGFDLGADIPIKVVLVREDDPHHTGGPCALLVLIHHIAGDEWSSPLLVADLSRAYQARVARHAPVFAPLPVSYRAYAHWQRSLRDHPRSVKGIDRWRRRLAGAPEELSLPYDRPRPPMTTYLGGRESFRLDEDLARRLGDVARAQRVSMFMLMHAAVALTLAGEGAGDDIVVGTPVAGRNDAALHGLVGFFVNLVVLRTDLGGNPTVAEVIERVRDGDLDAMDGADVPFEAVVDAVAPVRSMSRHPLFGVLVQYRAAWGIPDFAGLPTDVTPIDPGTAKFDLTVDATEHADTGAIDVRIDYATALFDAATIERIARRLTTMLDLLGSSPDTRLSDVDALDGPERDRVLNRWAHGPESLLEGPTTVDTLLRAAVARDPDGTAIVFRGAIHAYADLGASIAAVAGVLAATGVRAGDRVAVLLSRSELLPAAIAGVMRVGAACVPVDPAHPAARIGFVLDDCDATVVLTDPTTEAAQAQTLSGRQTICLDRSMLTDNAAADNARTSPPHPAATAMVLYTSGSTGNPKGVTLSHAALAHRISLAASDFGIGASSVGVAKSAVGFVDASTELFGVLCAGGTVVIADDETARDPALLGAQIVEHRVTDLVTVPTVARVLAESSTDTLGSARRWVCSGETLTAETVRRIAVAAPDAGVVNLYGSTEVCGDVAGYEGVETSDVGAAAAIPVGRPLRGCSLYVLDRWLHPAAPGVVGELYVGGLHLADGYHGRTPDTAVRFVPNPFAAQPGARLYRTGDLARWDRGGVLHVAGRADDQITLRGVRIEPAEISSALESLDDVEGAVVVPVTAETTGATMLVAYVTLRSGLSDADVSDGAGLRAALIGRLPDAMIPAAVVILDRFPRNPNGKIDRRALPAPRAEHGAAHREPTTETQAVLREIFARELGLDDEEFHTVGIDDDFFELGGDSIASLRVVAGAVRSKIAITSRQMLELRTVAALAAVATHDVEEPGRGDVTTAMTEPVAVPPTPALHRIRLSDNHIDDHIITEVIQVEDVDVATVDAAVRRHDALRLRVTPKNRLIWVAEVLPPDADAPSCVVRDAVASVDSAGIDAAGIDAARIDAAGIGDVAARVAGRVRITDGRPLAVEVVESARGCAVVLAAHRAALDRRSLHRIAVAVAGGGDLAAGGGSADAFTAAATVLDSRARGGGIDQDIDELVARSGELLAARPAVEPMGRASACEAVGVARSVDRAILRAGLVTALREFRGDASFDVDADLRVLLAGDAASDTMGSLTAIHPSTTADGGDVDLAGVSGEWFAVLRHGDRAVRKAFKRLRDAPVLLTEVFGEVARSDCREGGERDHATVARFRRDPATGESELTVIAPDAAAARELVGGWVGAVADSVGG, from the coding sequence ATGACCGCGCAGCTGACCACATCCTCACCGGTCACCGGCGCGCAGGCCGGCGTCTGGTACGGGCAGCAACTGATCGGTCCGTCGGCGACCTTCGTCGTCGCCCAGGCCTGGGAATGCCATGAGGCCGTTTCCATCCCCGACCTCGTCGCGGCGATCCGCGCCACCGTCGAGGAGGCGCCCGCACTGTCCTGTGCGTTCGGGACGCTCGACGACGCAGTCGTGCAATTCACCGGGGCGCACGATGTCACCGACGTCGCGGTGGTCGACCTCTCATCAGCCGACGATCCGCGCGGCGCGGCATGGGAGTGGATGCGTCGACGCACGGGAACCGCTCTCGACCCGATGACCGCTCCGTGCCTCGAAGCGGCTGTGCTGTGCCTCGCAGCGCACCGAGACGAGCCGGCCGATGCCGTGGTCTACGTGCGTGCGCACCACATCGTCGCCGATTTCTACGGTCTCGGCCTCCTCGGCCGACGCGTCGGTGAGCTGTACGCCGCCGCGGTGACCGATTCCCCCGGCCGACCGGCGTGGTTCGGCCCCGTCGGCGATGTGACCGAGTACGAGTCGCGCTATCGACTATCGCCGGATCATCAGCGGGACAAGGAATTCTGGTCCGCGGAGATCGCCGGACTCGGCAACGTGTCGAGCCTGGCGACCGGACCCGCGCGACCGCATCGCACACGGTCGGTACGGTCACACACCGAGCTGGTCGACGCGTCGACGGCCGATCATCTGGCGGGCCTCGGTGCCGACGGCGGCGGATCGTGGGCAGACGCCGTGACCGGTCTGGTCGCGACGTTCGTCGGCGGGCGATCGGGCAGCGACGATGTGGTGCTCGGCTATCCGATGATGAATCGCCTGGGCACGCCGGCCGTGTCGGTACCGACCATGGTGGTCAACGTGGTCCCGCTGCGCGTCCCGGTGACGCCCTGGGCGACGGTGACGGAGGTGGCCGCCGGGGCCGGTGCCGCCGTACGGCGCATCCGGCCGCACGCCCGGATGCGCGGCGAGGACATCACCCGTTCCGGTGGACCGGGCCGGCCCCGGATCTGGCTCAACGTCAAGGCGATCGACGATCGACTCCGGTTCGGCGACGTCGACGTCACCGTCCATTCGTTGGCCAGGGGGCCGGTCGAGGAACTCACCATCACGGTTCGCCGCACGGGCGACGGTGGGATCGAGCTGCAACTCGACGCCGACGATTCCGTGTTCGATGAGCACGATCTCCGCAGCGTCGGCACAGACCTCGCCGCCCATCTGCGGGCCGCCGCGGACCCGGATGCGTGGCAGCAACCGATCGGACGACTCCCCGTCGGTACCGAGGCCGGATCCGTGCAGGGTCGCCGGCCCGCGGTGGCGGCGCCACCGACCCTGTGCGACTGGTTGCACCATGCCCTCGGCGGTCGTCCCGACGATGTGGGGGTCCTCGCCGCCGACGTGACGGTGAGCCGCGGCGAGTTGCGAACCCGCGTGCATCGACTCGCGCGCATGCTGATCGCCGACGGCATCGGATCGGACGATCGGGTCGCGGTGGTGTTACCTCGCGACGAGTCCGCGGTGGTCGCCATGGCGGCAGCGATCCTGTCCGGCGCGGCGGTGCTGCCGATCGATCCGACCTACCCCCGCGCCCGGATCGATCACATCCTCGCCGACGCACGGCCGCGGGTCCTGCTCAGCAACACAGAGTTCGGTCGAGGACGTGACGATGCGGGCATCCTCACCCTCGACGCGCCCGACGCGATCGCCCGGCTCGGGGCATATTCCGGCGCGCCGCTCGAGGCCGCCGAGCGACCGACGGTACTGCCGGCCCATCTCGCCTGCATCGCCTACACATCGGGCTCGACGGGCGTGCCGAAGGGCGTGATGGTCACCCACGAGGCGATGGTGAACCGCCTTCGGTGGGCGGCCCGCGACTGGCTCGGCGATGACGGTGACCGCGCGAGCGCGGCACGAATCCGCACCTCCCTGTGGAAGAGTCCGGTCGGATTCATCGACGGGATCACCGAGATCCTCGGTGCGCTCGTGCGTGGGGATCGGATCGTGCTCGCCGACGCGCCGTCCGGGCGCGACCCGCGGGCCCTCGCCGACTTGCTGCGCCGGCATCGCACACCCCACCTCACCGCGGTGCCGTCGCTGATCCGTGAGATCGTCCACCGGCACCGGGCGGGCCGCGATGCTCGCGCCGTACCGCATCTCGACCTCTGGGTGTCCAGCGGTGAAGCGTTGCCGGCATCGCTCGCGCGGAACCTGATCGAGGCGGCCCCCGATTCCCGACTGGTCAACTCCTACGGCTCGACCGAGGTCACCGGCGACGCGACGTATGCAGACGTGACCACCGAGGACGCCATGCGCGGCGACGTCACCATCGGCACCCCGGTACCCGGGACCGGCGTGACGATCCTCGACGGCTGGCTCCGGCCGGTCGGCGCAGACGTCGTCGGCGACCTCTATGTGAGCGGCATCCAGCTCGCGCGTGGCTATCTCGAGCGTCCCGATTGGACGGCCCGGTGTTTCGTCGCCGACCCGCAAGGAAGTGGCGAGCGGATCTACCGCACCGGCGATCGCGCCGTCCGCGACCGAACCGGCCGTGTGCGGCTGCTCGGCCGAACCGATGACCAGGTGAAGATCCGCGGTGTCCGGGTGGAACCGGCCGAGGTGGAACGGGCGGTCGCGGATGCGCCGGACGTCGGAGAAGCGGTTGTGGTGGCGTCCCGGGAAGGCCCGGACGACCAGGTCATGCTTGTCGCCTACGTGACCCCGTCGGCGTCCGACCCGCGTCCGGGGGTGCCGGATGTCGATCAGGTCCGCGCACACGTCGCGAGAACGCTTCCGGCACACATGGTGCCATCGGTCGTGATGGCGATACCGACGATCCCGCGTTCGGCACACGGCAAGGTCGACAAGCGTGCCCTGCCAACTCCGGTGTGGCCCGGCACGGAGTCCGGCGGGCCGCCGCCGACGAGCGTCACCGAGCGGTCGGTGGCGGAGGCGTTCGCCGAGATCCTCGGTCGCGGTGGATCATCACTGACCGACGACTTCTTCGCGCTCGGCGGACATTCGCTGCTCGTCACCCGGTTGCTCAACCGGATCGGGGATGTGTTCGGGGCATCGCTCGAGATGCGCGACGTCTTCGACCATCCCACGATCGCCGACGTCGCCCGCCTCATCGACGAACATCGGGCAGGAAGCGATGATGACCGCTTTCCGGCACTCGGTGCGGACGCCGGCCATCCGGCCGAGGCGGCACTGTCGGCGGCGCAGGAACGACTGTGGTTCCTGTTCCGGCTCGAGGGCGCCACCGCTGCGTACAACATCCCGATCGTGTTGCGCCTGCCCGAAACGCCCGACCCGGCAGCGCTCGATGCCGCCGTGCGCGACGTGATCGAACGTCACGAGACGTTGCGGACCGTGATCGCCGACGACGCCGCCGGCCGGGCCTGGCAGCGGGTGCTGCCGATGTCCCGGGTACCGTCGGCGTGCGCCGAGGTGTGTGCCGAACCGGGTGGTACCGACGCGGCGCTGCGAGACTGCGCCGCACACGGATTCGATCTCGGCGCGGACATCCCGATCAAGGTCGTCCTGGTCCGCGAGGATGATCCCCACCACACTGGTGGCCCCTGCGCACTGCTCGTGCTGATCCACCACATCGCGGGCGACGAATGGTCCTCACCACTCCTCGTTGCCGATCTGTCGCGTGCCTACCAGGCCCGTGTCGCACGGCATGCGCCCGTGTTCGCACCGCTTCCGGTGTCCTATCGGGCATACGCGCACTGGCAACGCTCCCTGAGGGATCATCCGCGATCGGTCAAGGGAATCGACCGTTGGAGACGTCGACTCGCCGGCGCGCCGGAGGAACTCAGCCTCCCGTACGACCGTCCGCGTCCGCCGATGACGACCTACCTGGGTGGCCGCGAGTCCTTCCGGCTCGACGAGGACCTCGCCCGACGGTTGGGTGATGTCGCTCGGGCACAGCGGGTCTCGATGTTCATGTTGATGCATGCCGCGGTCGCATTGACCCTCGCCGGCGAGGGGGCCGGCGACGACATCGTCGTCGGTACGCCGGTGGCCGGACGCAATGATGCGGCGTTGCACGGACTGGTCGGGTTCTTCGTGAACCTCGTCGTGCTGCGCACCGACCTCGGTGGCAACCCGACGGTCGCCGAGGTGATCGAGCGCGTCCGCGACGGGGATCTCGATGCGATGGACGGGGCGGATGTCCCGTTCGAGGCGGTCGTCGACGCGGTCGCCCCGGTGCGATCCATGAGCCGTCATCCGCTGTTCGGGGTGCTGGTGCAGTATCGCGCGGCCTGGGGGATACCCGACTTCGCCGGTCTGCCGACGGATGTGACGCCGATCGACCCGGGGACCGCGAAGTTCGACCTGACGGTCGACGCCACCGAGCACGCCGACACCGGTGCGATCGACGTACGGATCGACTATGCGACAGCACTCTTCGATGCCGCGACGATCGAGCGGATCGCCCGCCGGCTGACCACGATGCTGGACCTCCTGGGGTCGTCGCCGGACACGAGGTTGTCGGATGTCGATGCGCTCGACGGCCCCGAACGCGATCGGGTCCTGAACCGGTGGGCGCACGGACCGGAGTCGCTCCTCGAAGGTCCGACGACCGTCGACACGCTGCTCCGCGCGGCCGTCGCCCGGGATCCCGACGGGACGGCGATCGTCTTCCGTGGCGCAATTCACGCCTACGCCGACCTCGGCGCATCGATCGCCGCCGTCGCCGGTGTGCTCGCCGCCACCGGTGTCCGGGCCGGGGACCGCGTCGCCGTCCTGTTGTCACGCAGCGAACTGCTACCCGCGGCGATCGCCGGAGTCATGCGGGTCGGCGCGGCATGTGTGCCGGTCGATCCCGCCCATCCCGCCGCTCGCATCGGATTCGTCCTCGACGATTGCGACGCCACCGTGGTCCTCACCGACCCCACCACGGAAGCCGCACAGGCACAGACGCTGTCGGGTCGACAGACGATCTGTCTGGATCGGTCGATGCTGACCGACAACGCGGCCGCCGACAACGCACGGACCTCACCGCCGCACCCCGCCGCGACCGCGATGGTGCTCTACACGTCTGGATCCACCGGCAACCCGAAGGGGGTGACACTGTCGCATGCGGCACTCGCACATCGGATCAGTCTGGCGGCGTCCGACTTCGGCATCGGGGCGTCCTCGGTGGGCGTCGCCAAGTCCGCCGTCGGCTTCGTGGACGCGTCGACCGAACTGTTCGGGGTGCTCTGCGCCGGTGGCACGGTCGTCATCGCGGATGACGAGACGGCACGCGACCCGGCACTGCTCGGTGCGCAGATCGTCGAGCATCGCGTCACCGACCTGGTGACCGTACCGACCGTGGCGCGTGTGCTCGCCGAGAGTTCGACCGACACACTGGGGTCCGCCCGCAGATGGGTGTGTTCGGGGGAGACGCTGACCGCCGAGACCGTGCGCCGGATCGCTGTCGCCGCACCCGACGCGGGCGTGGTCAACCTGTACGGGAGCACCGAGGTGTGCGGGGACGTCGCCGGGTACGAGGGCGTCGAGACGTCGGATGTCGGCGCTGCAGCGGCGATCCCGGTCGGCAGGCCGCTGCGTGGCTGTTCGCTCTACGTTCTCGACCGGTGGCTGCACCCGGCCGCGCCCGGGGTGGTCGGTGAACTGTATGTCGGCGGCCTTCACCTGGCCGACGGCTACCACGGTCGCACACCGGACACCGCGGTCCGTTTCGTGCCGAATCCGTTTGCCGCGCAGCCGGGTGCGCGGCTCTACCGCACCGGGGACCTCGCCCGATGGGACCGCGGCGGCGTGCTGCACGTCGCGGGTCGCGCCGATGACCAGATCACCCTTCGTGGTGTCCGCATCGAGCCCGCCGAGATCTCGTCGGCGCTCGAATCACTCGACGACGTCGAGGGGGCGGTGGTCGTGCCGGTGACCGCGGAGACGACGGGCGCGACGATGCTGGTCGCGTATGTGACCTTGCGGTCTGGGCTCTCGGACGCGGACGTGTCCGATGGCGCCGGGCTGCGGGCGGCGCTGATCGGTCGTCTGCCTGACGCCATGATCCCTGCGGCCGTGGTGATCCTGGATCGATTCCCGCGCAATCCGAACGGGAAGATCGACCGGCGGGCGCTGCCGGCGCCACGTGCGGAACACGGTGCCGCTCATCGGGAACCCACCACGGAAACCCAAGCGGTCCTGCGGGAGATCTTCGCCCGCGAACTGGGACTCGACGACGAGGAGTTCCACACGGTCGGCATCGACGACGACTTCTTCGAACTCGGCGGCGACAGCATCGCGTCATTGCGGGTGGTGGCCGGTGCAGTTCGGTCGAAAATCGCGATCACCTCGCGGCAGATGTTGGAGTTGCGGACGGTCGCGGCGCTGGCAGCGGTCGCGACGCACGACGTCGAGGAACCCGGTCGCGGCGACGTCACGACTGCGATGACGGAGCCCGTCGCGGTTCCGCCGACACCCGCGCTGCATCGGATACGTCTGTCCGACAACCATATCGACGATCACATCATCACCGAGGTCATCCAGGTGGAGGACGTCGATGTCGCCACGGTCGATGCGGCGGTTCGGCGGCACGACGCGCTTCGTCTGCGGGTCACTCCGAAGAACAGGCTCATCTGGGTCGCGGAGGTGTTGCCGCCGGATGCCGATGCACCGTCCTGCGTCGTGCGTGACGCGGTTGCGAGTGTGGACAGTGCCGGGATCGACGCTGCCGGGATCGACGCTGCCAGGATCGACGCTGCCGGGATCGGGGACGTCGCGGCCCGGGTCGCCGGCCGCGTGCGGATCACCGACGGCCGCCCACTGGCCGTCGAGGTGGTCGAGAGCGCACGTGGCTGCGCAGTGGTACTCGCCGCCCATCGGGCGGCGCTCGACCGGCGCTCGCTCCATCGCATTGCCGTGGCGGTCGCGGGCGGTGGCGATCTCGCGGCCGGAGGGGGCTCTGCCGATGCTTTCACCGCCGCAGCAACGGTTCTCGACTCACGTGCGCGCGGGGGAGGGATCGACCAAGACATCGACGAGCTGGTGGCACGGTCCGGTGAACTGCTGGCCGCCCGGCCCGCAGTCGAGCCCATGGGACGGGCGTCCGCGTGTGAGGCGGTCGGGGTGGCGCGGTCGGTTGATCGGGCGATCCTGCGGGCCGGTCTCGTCACCGCACTGCGGGAGTTCCGCGGCGACGCGTCCTTCGACGTCGACGCGGACCTGCGGGTCCTCCTCGCGGGCGATGCCGCGTCCGACACGATGGGGTCGTTGACGGCGATCCATCCCTCCACCACCGCCGACGGAGGCGACGTCGACCTGGCCGGCGTGTCAGGGGAGTGGTTCGCCGTGCTCCGACATGGTGATCGTGCGGTACGCAAGGCATTCAAGCGCCTCCGCGACGCCCCGGTTCTACTGACCGAGGTCTTCGGCGAGGTGGCGCGTTCCGACTGTCGAGAGGGCGGGGAGCGCGATCACGCTACCGTCGCCCGATTCCGGCGTGATCCGGCGACCGGCGAATCCGAGCTCACGGTGATCGCGCCCGATGCCGCGGCCGCGCGCGAGTTGGTCGGCGGATGGGTGGGAGCGGTCGCGGACAGCGTCGGCGGGTGA
- a CDS encoding ABC transporter ATP-binding protein yields the protein MSTTPQSTVRHDNRLRAEDITIGYDDRVISESLSIDIPDGEFTVIVGPNACGKSTLLRALSRLLKPRSGSVILDGKSISSYPAKEVARRLGLLPQTSVAPEGIRVAELVARGRFPRQSMFRQWTPEDEAAVQEAMAATAITDLSARLVDELSGGQRQRVWVAMVLAQETPLVLLDEPTTFLDIAHQIELLDLCSELNRDRGRTMVAVLHDLNHAFRYADHVVAMKAGGIVAQGRPADIVDAALIEEVFGLRCRIIDDPESHTPLVIPRVRGA from the coding sequence ATGAGTACGACACCACAATCGACGGTGCGCCACGACAATCGGCTGCGCGCCGAGGACATCACCATCGGCTACGACGATCGGGTCATCAGCGAGTCGCTGTCGATCGACATCCCCGACGGCGAGTTCACCGTGATCGTCGGCCCCAACGCGTGCGGGAAGTCGACTCTGCTGCGGGCACTTTCGCGACTGCTCAAGCCGCGATCCGGGTCGGTCATCCTCGACGGGAAGTCGATCAGCTCGTATCCGGCGAAGGAGGTGGCCCGACGTCTCGGCCTGCTTCCGCAGACGTCGGTCGCACCCGAGGGCATCCGGGTGGCCGAACTGGTTGCCCGCGGCCGCTTTCCCCGCCAGTCGATGTTTCGCCAATGGACACCGGAGGACGAGGCGGCCGTGCAGGAGGCGATGGCGGCCACCGCGATCACCGATCTCAGCGCCCGGCTGGTCGACGAACTCTCGGGTGGCCAGCGACAACGGGTGTGGGTGGCGATGGTCCTGGCGCAGGAGACCCCCCTCGTCCTGCTGGACGAGCCGACCACCTTCCTGGACATCGCACACCAGATCGAGCTGCTCGATCTGTGCAGTGAACTCAACCGAGATCGTGGTCGCACCATGGTGGCCGTCCTGCACGACCTCAATCACGCGTTCCGGTATGCCGACCACGTCGTCGCCATGAAGGCCGGCGGCATCGTCGCGCAGGGCAGGCCGGCCGACATCGTCGACGCCGCGCTGATCGAGGAGGTCTTCGGCCTCCGGTGCCGGATCATCGACGACCCCGAATCCCATACACCGCTGGTCATCCCGCGGGTGAGAGGAGCGTGA
- a CDS encoding FecCD family ABC transporter permease, which translates to MTAVVAREATAEEFSVTASNTRRAVGAIVGLGVLLVVCALSVAIGAKTIPLETVWHALFAYDHSADQIIIRELRLPRTVLGLVVGVALGVGGALIQGMTRNPLADPGLLGVNAGSAFFVAIAVGLLGLTGIWSYMWFAFAGAALIAVMVYLLGSMGRGAPSPIRLTLAGVAVSALLTGITLGLTLLDPEAFDEMRYWRAGSIAGRDLSITGAVLPFIAVGLILAVLVARSLNALALGDDAARSLGADVGRTRVLGTVAVTLLCGAATAAAGPISFVGLMIPHIARWIVGPDQRWIVAYSVLGGATLVLLADVVGRVVIRPGEMQVGVVTAFIGAPVLIVLVRRANASGL; encoded by the coding sequence ATGACGGCCGTCGTCGCCCGAGAGGCCACCGCCGAGGAGTTCTCCGTCACCGCATCGAACACCCGCCGCGCGGTCGGGGCCATCGTCGGGCTCGGGGTGCTCCTGGTGGTGTGCGCGCTCAGCGTCGCCATCGGGGCCAAGACCATCCCGCTGGAGACGGTGTGGCATGCGCTCTTCGCCTACGACCACTCCGCAGACCAGATCATCATCCGGGAACTGCGCCTCCCGCGAACGGTTCTCGGGCTCGTCGTCGGTGTGGCGCTCGGCGTGGGTGGCGCGCTCATCCAGGGCATGACCCGCAATCCGCTCGCCGACCCCGGACTGCTCGGCGTCAACGCCGGGTCAGCGTTCTTCGTGGCGATCGCCGTCGGCCTGCTCGGCTTGACCGGCATCTGGTCGTACATGTGGTTCGCCTTCGCCGGCGCCGCACTGATCGCCGTCATGGTCTACCTGCTGGGCTCGATGGGCCGCGGGGCGCCATCGCCGATCCGGCTGACCCTCGCAGGGGTGGCGGTCAGCGCCCTGCTCACCGGGATCACCCTGGGGCTCACGCTGCTCGACCCCGAGGCGTTCGACGAGATGCGCTACTGGCGTGCGGGTTCCATTGCCGGACGTGATCTGTCGATCACCGGGGCGGTGCTCCCGTTCATCGCCGTCGGTCTGATCCTCGCCGTCCTCGTGGCACGTTCGCTGAATGCGCTCGCGCTCGGCGACGACGCCGCACGGTCACTCGGCGCCGACGTCGGGCGGACCCGGGTGCTCGGCACCGTCGCGGTGACGTTGCTGTGCGGTGCGGCGACGGCCGCAGCCGGTCCGATCTCCTTCGTCGGGTTGATGATCCCGCACATCGCCCGCTGGATCGTCGGACCGGATCAGCGGTGGATCGTCGCGTACAGCGTGCTCGGCGGGGCCACACTGGTCCTGCTGGCCGACGTCGTCGGACGGGTCGTGATCCGTCCGGGGGAGATGCAGGTCGGCGTCGTCACCGCCTTCATCGGCGCGCCCGTGTTGATCGTGTTGGTGCGCAGGGCGAATGCGAGTGGGCTGTGA
- a CDS encoding FecCD family ABC transporter permease, translated as MNETAIDFGRSVLVVRGPGGAPSLRIGVRSSVVVLLLICVASLITVLSLGTGDFHVPPLRVLDTLFGGGNRLENLVITEWRMPRVASALVLGAALGVSGAVFQSLTRNPLGSPDIIGFNTGAYTGALVVMLLIGGDHRYGTAAGALLGGVCTALAVYVIAFTRGVQGFRLIVVGIGVSAMLASLNTWLILKADLDDALSAATWGAGSLNGITWADATPALIVTVVLVPFVMVAAYLGPVLEMGDDTARAFGLRVEPTRLFVIVLGVALTAVATAVAGPIAFVALAAPQLARRLTRSAGVALAPAAAMGAVLLVGSDYIAQHAFAPTQLPVGVVTASIGGVYLVWLLAQEARRQ; from the coding sequence GTGAATGAGACCGCGATCGACTTCGGACGCTCCGTGCTGGTCGTGCGTGGCCCGGGCGGCGCCCCGTCGCTCCGTATCGGTGTCCGCTCGTCAGTGGTGGTCCTGCTCCTCATCTGCGTCGCGTCACTGATCACCGTGCTGTCGCTGGGCACCGGCGACTTCCACGTGCCGCCATTGCGGGTGCTGGACACGCTGTTCGGCGGCGGGAACCGGTTGGAGAACCTGGTGATCACCGAATGGCGGATGCCCCGCGTGGCGAGTGCGCTGGTACTCGGTGCCGCGCTGGGGGTCAGCGGTGCCGTCTTCCAGTCGCTGACGCGGAATCCGCTGGGTAGTCCCGACATCATCGGATTCAACACGGGTGCGTACACCGGTGCGCTGGTCGTCATGCTGCTGATCGGCGGTGATCACCGTTACGGTACGGCGGCCGGCGCGCTGCTGGGCGGTGTGTGCACGGCTCTCGCCGTCTACGTCATCGCGTTCACCCGAGGTGTCCAGGGATTCCGGCTGATCGTCGTCGGTATCGGGGTCAGCGCGATGCTCGCATCGCTGAACACCTGGCTCATCCTCAAGGCCGACCTCGACGACGCGTTGTCGGCGGCGACCTGGGGTGCCGGCTCGCTCAACGGGATCACCTGGGCGGATGCGACTCCCGCGCTGATCGTCACCGTCGTCCTCGTGCCGTTCGTCATGGTCGCCGCCTACCTGGGTCCGGTACTGGAGATGGGCGATGACACGGCTAGGGCATTCGGTCTGCGGGTGGAGCCGACGAGGCTGTTCGTGATCGTGCTGGGCGTCGCGCTGACGGCGGTCGCGACCGCCGTCGCGGGCCCGATCGCCTTTGTCGCGTTGGCCGCACCGCAACTCGCCCGACGACTGACACGTAGCGCGGGAGTGGCGTTGGCGCCGGCGGCCGCGATGGGCGCAGTCCTCCTGGTGGGCAGTGACTACATCGCCCAACATGCATTCGCACCCACGCAGTTGCCGGTAGGTGTGGTGACCGCGTCCATCGGCGGCGTGTATCTGGTCTGGCTCTTGGCGCAGGAGGCGCGACGACAATGA